A window from Streptomyces sp. NBC_00335 encodes these proteins:
- a CDS encoding putative immunity protein, whose product MTTVSGDFELTMDELRVVARYALESAEGVLHVFEEATPGDPRPRAAINAAGDFVSGAKRTNLQRITSMDAHRAAKEATTEAARLAARAAGDAASAAYLHPIAKATQVGHILRAAASAARIGELSAGDDSAVGLRLIEEARRRATPVLIDVLNRYPEAPAGKSRAAQLMTLLDASLRTPRQTEGRAASAPQPTP is encoded by the coding sequence GTGACGACTGTCTCCGGGGACTTCGAACTGACCATGGACGAACTGCGCGTCGTCGCACGCTACGCCTTGGAGAGCGCCGAGGGCGTCCTTCACGTGTTCGAGGAAGCCACGCCCGGCGATCCCCGGCCTCGTGCGGCCATCAACGCCGCGGGGGACTTCGTGAGCGGCGCCAAGAGGACCAACCTGCAGCGCATCACCTCCATGGACGCCCACCGGGCGGCAAAGGAGGCGACCACGGAGGCCGCACGGCTCGCTGCGCGCGCCGCCGGAGATGCCGCCTCCGCGGCCTACCTCCATCCGATCGCGAAAGCCACCCAGGTGGGACACATCCTGCGCGCCGCCGCGAGCGCGGCACGCATCGGCGAACTGAGCGCGGGCGATGATTCCGCCGTCGGGCTCCGGCTGATCGAGGAGGCTCGCCGACGCGCCACACCCGTACTGATCGATGTGCTGAACAGGTACCCCGAGGCACCGGCCGGCAAGAGCCGTGCCGCACAGCTCATGACCCTCCTGGACGCGTCCCTGCGCACACCCCGCCAAACCGAGGGCCGGGCGGCGAGCGCGCCGCAGCCGACCCCATAG
- a CDS encoding cryptochrome/photolyase family protein encodes MNVAVVLYTSDLRLHDHPPLRAALSSSEQVVPLFVRDPAVPAPPNRLAFLADCLADLDAGLRARGGRLVVRSGDPVAATMALVRETDADEVHMAAGVSAYAHAREERLRVALEAEGRRFHVHDAVITAVAPGAVTPTGSTGSDHFAVFTPYHRHWSQHPLRAAAPAPRAVPVPDAIRSEPLPERAAVTGTSPGLAPGGESEARRLLARWLRSSIDRYCDTHDDLAGDATSRLSPHLHFGTLSPTEAVHRARAAGGPGAEAYVRQLCWRDFHHQVLAARPGAAAADYRDRGDRWRTGPAAEEETLAWKEGRTGYPVVDAAMRQLAHEGWMHNRGRLLVASFLTKTLYVDWRVGARHFMELLVDGDLANNQLNWQWAAGTGTDTRPNRVLNPVRQGLRYDPDGGYVHHWIPELAGLPAPRVHEPWRLPGLERAEYDYPDPVVGLADGLDRFREGRGTGHGPTGAP; translated from the coding sequence ATGAACGTCGCGGTGGTCCTCTACACCTCCGACCTCCGGCTGCACGACCATCCGCCGCTGCGGGCAGCCCTGTCCTCTTCCGAGCAGGTGGTACCGCTCTTCGTGCGCGACCCGGCGGTCCCCGCCCCGCCCAACCGGCTCGCCTTCCTCGCCGACTGCCTCGCCGACCTCGACGCCGGCCTGCGCGCCCGCGGCGGCCGCCTCGTCGTACGGTCCGGCGACCCGGTCGCCGCGACCATGGCCCTCGTACGGGAGACCGACGCCGACGAGGTGCACATGGCGGCCGGGGTCAGCGCGTACGCCCACGCCCGTGAGGAGCGGCTGCGGGTCGCCCTCGAAGCCGAGGGCCGGCGGTTCCACGTCCACGACGCGGTGATCACCGCGGTGGCCCCCGGCGCCGTCACCCCCACCGGGTCCACCGGGTCCGACCACTTCGCCGTCTTCACCCCGTACCACCGCCACTGGTCGCAGCACCCCCTGCGGGCCGCCGCCCCCGCGCCCCGCGCCGTCCCGGTGCCCGACGCGATCCGCTCCGAACCCCTGCCCGAGCGCGCCGCCGTCACCGGCACCTCTCCGGGCCTCGCCCCCGGCGGGGAATCCGAGGCGCGCCGGCTGCTGGCCCGGTGGCTGCGCTCCAGCATCGACCGCTACTGCGACACCCATGACGACCTGGCCGGCGACGCCACCTCCCGGCTCTCCCCGCACCTGCACTTCGGCACGCTCTCGCCCACCGAGGCCGTGCACCGGGCCCGCGCCGCCGGCGGCCCCGGCGCGGAGGCCTACGTACGGCAGCTGTGCTGGCGCGACTTCCACCACCAGGTGCTCGCGGCCAGGCCCGGGGCCGCCGCCGCGGACTACCGGGACCGCGGCGACCGCTGGCGCACCGGCCCCGCCGCCGAGGAGGAGACCCTGGCCTGGAAGGAGGGCCGCACCGGCTACCCGGTCGTCGACGCGGCCATGCGCCAACTGGCCCACGAGGGCTGGATGCACAACCGCGGCCGGCTGCTGGTCGCGAGCTTCCTCACCAAGACCCTGTACGTCGACTGGCGCGTCGGAGCCCGCCACTTCATGGAACTCCTCGTCGACGGGGACCTCGCCAACAACCAGCTCAACTGGCAGTGGGCCGCGGGCACGGGCACCGACACCCGCCCCAACCGGGTCCTCAACCCCGTCCGCCAGGGCCTGCGTTACGACCCCGACGGCGGCTACGTCCACCACTGGATCCCCGAACTGGCCGGACTCCCCGCACCGCGCGTGCACGAGCCCTGGCGGCTCCCCGGCCTGGAACGGGCCGAGTACGACTACCCCGACCCGGTGGTCGGCCTCGCCGACGGCCTCGACCGATTCCGCGAGGGCCGCGGGACGGGGCACGGACCGACGGGCGCACCGTGA
- a CDS encoding MerR family transcriptional regulator has protein sequence MEPEPPQSTPVALGTGAVARRLGVSPTTLRSWERRYAIGPDRREEGRHRRWTPADIARLELMCRLTAQGAPPSEAARVARGARDAPSADAPAAATPGGPRALRLGDVRPECRGLARAAVRLDAPAVEDLLAAVLAELGPVTAWEEVIAPTLHAVGRKWATAGERYVEVEHLLSWYVSAALHRIRPAPEPLRAPPVLLACTPGEQHCLPMEALAAALGERGLPVRMFGPALPADALCEAVRRTGPRAVVLWAQSRTTADAALARSVAGIEWGPRGARGHSALLLAGPGWGAGAAAQPARAERLFGLRSGLAVIESVVATGAAAKAPGSVPETVA, from the coding sequence GTGGAGCCCGAACCCCCGCAGTCCACGCCGGTCGCCCTCGGCACCGGCGCGGTCGCCCGACGCCTCGGGGTGTCCCCGACGACGCTGCGCTCCTGGGAGCGCCGCTACGCCATCGGGCCGGACCGCCGAGAAGAGGGCAGGCACCGGCGGTGGACCCCTGCGGACATCGCCCGGCTGGAGCTGATGTGCCGCCTCACCGCCCAGGGCGCGCCCCCGTCCGAGGCGGCCCGGGTGGCCCGGGGAGCCCGCGACGCCCCGTCCGCCGATGCTCCCGCCGCCGCGACCCCCGGCGGGCCCCGCGCGCTGCGCCTCGGGGACGTCCGCCCGGAGTGCAGGGGGCTCGCGCGGGCCGCCGTACGGCTGGACGCGCCGGCCGTGGAGGACCTGCTGGCGGCCGTGCTCGCGGAGCTGGGCCCGGTCACCGCGTGGGAGGAGGTCATCGCGCCGACCCTGCACGCGGTGGGACGCAAGTGGGCCACGGCCGGGGAGCGTTACGTCGAGGTCGAACACCTCCTGTCCTGGTACGTCTCCGCGGCCCTGCACCGGATCCGGCCCGCCCCGGAGCCGCTCCGGGCCCCGCCCGTACTGCTGGCCTGCACGCCCGGGGAGCAGCACTGCCTCCCGATGGAGGCGCTGGCCGCAGCCCTCGGCGAACGGGGCCTGCCCGTAAGGATGTTCGGACCCGCCCTGCCCGCCGACGCCCTGTGCGAGGCCGTGCGGCGGACCGGTCCGCGGGCCGTGGTCCTGTGGGCGCAGTCCCGTACGACCGCCGACGCGGCTCTCGCCAGGTCGGTGGCGGGCATCGAGTGGGGCCCGCGCGGCGCCCGCGGCCACTCGGCGCTGCTGCTCGCGGGCCCCGGCTGGGGCGCCGGGGCCGCAGCCCAACCCGCGCGCGCCGAGCGGCTGTTCGGGCTCCGCTCGGGGCTGGCCGTCATCGAATCGGTTGTGGCAACCGGGGCTGCGGCGAAAGCTCCGGGGAGCGTTCCAGAGACTGTCGCATGA
- a CDS encoding RNA polymerase sigma factor: MDDQDDTRLAADFAAGDEDCVAAVYRRWRPLVHGLAVRSLGDEREAEDVTQQVFLAAWRGRGGYRPGPGGLGAWLTGITRHKVADALEARTRRARVVRAAARVCAQGRPEPEPGPERAVERVLLLGELARLPSAQQRVLRLAFYADLTQSQIADRTGLPLGTVKSHMRRALHVMRQSLERSPELSPQPRLPQPIR; the protein is encoded by the coding sequence ATGGACGACCAGGACGACACCAGGCTGGCAGCGGATTTCGCGGCGGGTGACGAGGACTGCGTGGCGGCGGTCTACCGGCGCTGGCGGCCGCTGGTGCACGGACTCGCCGTGCGCTCGCTCGGCGACGAGCGGGAGGCCGAGGACGTGACCCAGCAGGTCTTCCTCGCCGCGTGGCGGGGCCGCGGCGGGTACCGGCCCGGGCCGGGCGGTCTCGGGGCCTGGCTGACCGGCATCACCCGGCACAAGGTGGCCGACGCCCTGGAGGCCCGCACCCGGCGGGCCCGGGTGGTTCGGGCCGCCGCGCGCGTCTGCGCACAGGGCCGCCCGGAGCCGGAGCCCGGTCCGGAGCGGGCCGTGGAACGGGTGCTGCTGCTCGGCGAGTTGGCCCGGCTGCCATCGGCGCAGCAGCGGGTGCTGCGGCTCGCCTTCTACGCGGACCTGACGCAGTCGCAGATCGCGGACCGCACCGGGCTCCCGCTGGGCACCGTCAAGAGCCACATGCGGCGGGCTCTGCACGTCATGCGACAGTCTCTGGAACGCTCCCCGGAGCTTTCGCCGCAGCCCCGGTTGCCACAACCGATTCGATGA